One Kineococcus aurantiacus genomic window carries:
- a CDS encoding M17 family peptidase N-terminal domain-containing protein: MSTSPDTPPVAAAAPELRRRPAPTVEVRRAGAAAADLTGFDVLAVPVAAGEGEDAPLQPRPGAADAAVRYGVDLGAVCAAEEVTGAAATVTRLPVPAPDGSPRRLLVVGVGDSSVTALRRSGAALARATGSADVATTLADGVGPAGTRAFVEGFLLASHAPPVSGRRAAAEVAPRRLALLGDVDAADVRHAEVTAGATVLTRDLAATPSNLKDPQWLTAQVHELAAGLRLKVDVRDEARLRREGFGGLLAVGAGSASSPALVQVGWTPRATPGAPHVVLVGKGITYDTGGLGIKPRESMVAMKTDMAGAAAVLAVVLAAARLKLPVKVTGLLALAENAFGASSYRPGDVVTHYGGRTTEVNNTDAEGRLVLGDALAYADAALDPDVLVDVATLTGAATLGLGKRHAPLYSADPALVQELLAASAATGERLWHMPLVEDYAASIDSDVADARQVTTTPGHGAGSIVAALFLRPFAGARRWAHLDIAGTGRADAPEHEVTRGATGFGARLLLEWLETSVAR; the protein is encoded by the coding sequence GTGAGCACCTCTCCCGACACCCCGCCCGTGGCCGCGGCGGCGCCAGAGCTGCGCCGCCGGCCCGCCCCGACCGTCGAGGTGCGCCGCGCCGGCGCGGCCGCCGCCGACCTCACCGGCTTCGACGTGCTCGCGGTCCCGGTGGCCGCCGGGGAGGGCGAGGACGCACCCCTGCAGCCGCGCCCGGGCGCGGCCGACGCGGCGGTCCGCTACGGCGTCGACCTGGGCGCGGTGTGCGCGGCCGAGGAGGTCACCGGCGCCGCCGCGACCGTGACGCGGCTGCCCGTGCCCGCCCCCGACGGCAGCCCCCGCCGGCTGCTCGTCGTGGGCGTGGGGGACTCCTCGGTCACGGCCCTGCGCCGCAGCGGCGCGGCCCTGGCCCGCGCCACCGGCAGCGCCGACGTGGCCACGACCCTCGCCGACGGCGTCGGGCCGGCCGGCACGCGCGCCTTCGTCGAGGGCTTCCTGCTGGCCTCGCACGCCCCGCCCGTCAGCGGCCGCCGGGCCGCGGCGGAGGTGGCCCCGCGCCGCCTCGCCCTGCTCGGCGACGTCGACGCCGCCGACGTGCGGCACGCGGAGGTGACCGCGGGCGCGACGGTCCTGACCCGCGACCTCGCGGCGACCCCCTCCAACCTCAAGGACCCGCAGTGGCTCACCGCGCAGGTCCACGAGCTCGCCGCGGGCCTGCGCCTGAAGGTCGACGTGCGCGACGAGGCCCGGCTGCGCCGGGAGGGCTTCGGCGGCCTGCTGGCCGTGGGGGCCGGCTCGGCCTCCTCCCCGGCGCTGGTCCAGGTCGGCTGGACCCCGCGCGCGACCCCGGGCGCCCCGCACGTGGTGCTGGTCGGCAAGGGCATCACCTACGACACCGGTGGCCTGGGCATCAAGCCGCGCGAGTCGATGGTCGCCATGAAGACCGACATGGCGGGGGCGGCGGCCGTCCTGGCCGTGGTCCTGGCGGCCGCGCGCCTGAAGCTGCCCGTGAAGGTGACGGGGCTGCTGGCGCTGGCCGAGAACGCCTTCGGCGCCTCGTCCTACCGCCCCGGTGACGTCGTGACCCACTACGGCGGCCGGACCACCGAGGTCAACAACACCGACGCCGAGGGCCGGCTGGTGCTGGGCGACGCCCTCGCCTACGCCGACGCCGCGCTCGACCCCGACGTCCTCGTCGACGTCGCGACCCTCACCGGCGCGGCCACCCTCGGCCTGGGCAAGCGGCACGCGCCGCTGTACTCGGCCGACCCGGCCCTGGTCCAGGAGCTGCTGGCCGCCTCGGCCGCCACGGGGGAGCGGCTGTGGCACATGCCGCTGGTCGAGGACTACGCCGCCTCGATCGACTCCGACGTCGCCGACGCCCGGCAGGTCACCACGACCCCCGGGCACGGGGCCGGTTCCATCGTCGCGGCCCTGTTCCTGCGGCCCTTCGCCGGCGCCCGCCGCTGGGCGCACCTGGACATCGCCGGCACCGGGCGCGCCGACGCCCCCGAGCACGAGGTCACCCGCGGCGCCACCGGCTTCGGCGCGCGGCTGCTGCTGGAGTGGCTGGAGACGTCGGTCGCCCGCTGA
- a CDS encoding DUF3117 domain-containing protein has protein sequence MAAMKPRTGDGPLEVTKEGRGIVLRMPLEGGGRLVVEMTPDEAKALGEAITSVVG, from the coding sequence ATGGCGGCCATGAAGCCGAGGACCGGGGACGGTCCGCTGGAGGTCACCAAGGAAGGGCGCGGCATCGTCCTTCGGATGCCGCTGGAAGGCGGGGGCCGGCTCGTGGTGGAGATGACTCCGGACGAGGCCAAGGCGCTCGGAGAGGCCATCACCTCGGTGGTGGGCTGA
- the dapD gene encoding 2,3,4,5-tetrahydropyridine-2,6-dicarboxylate N-succinyltransferase translates to MSEQSTGQTHTARGRRAWGHGLATYAADGTVLDVWFPFPALGDPASTSSYGVPAELAALEDDDVHRRTRQRVVTVEIDLDAPPADTADAYLRLHLLSHRLVAPHGANLDGLFGVLANVVWTNHGPCAVADFERTRLALRANVGPVTVFGIDKFPRMTDYVAPTGVRIADADRVRLGAHLAEGTTVMHEGFVNFNAGTVGVSMVEGRVSAGVVVGDGSDVGGGASIMGTLSGGGKEVVRIGERTLLGANSGTGISLGDDCVVEAGTYVTAGTKVTLLGEDGTVQRVVSARALSGSDGLLFRRNSLTGQVEALPRRGVKVELNAALHAN, encoded by the coding sequence GTGAGCGAGCAGAGCACCGGACAGACGCACACCGCCCGCGGCCGCCGCGCCTGGGGCCACGGCCTGGCGACGTACGCCGCGGACGGCACGGTGCTCGACGTCTGGTTCCCCTTCCCCGCCCTGGGCGACCCGGCCTCCACGAGCTCCTACGGCGTGCCGGCCGAGCTGGCGGCCCTGGAGGACGACGACGTCCACCGCCGCACCCGCCAGCGCGTCGTGACCGTCGAGATCGACCTCGACGCGCCCCCGGCCGACACCGCGGACGCCTACCTGCGCCTGCACCTGCTCTCGCACCGGCTCGTCGCCCCGCACGGGGCGAACCTCGACGGGCTGTTCGGGGTGCTGGCCAACGTCGTGTGGACCAACCACGGCCCGTGCGCGGTCGCCGACTTCGAGCGGACCCGGCTGGCCCTGCGGGCCAACGTGGGCCCGGTGACGGTGTTCGGGATCGACAAGTTCCCGCGGATGACCGACTACGTGGCGCCCACGGGCGTCCGGATCGCCGACGCCGACCGCGTCCGCCTGGGCGCGCACCTGGCCGAGGGCACCACCGTGATGCACGAGGGGTTCGTGAACTTCAACGCCGGCACGGTCGGCGTCTCCATGGTCGAGGGCCGCGTCTCCGCGGGCGTCGTCGTGGGGGACGGCTCCGACGTCGGCGGCGGCGCCTCGATCATGGGCACGCTGTCCGGCGGCGGCAAGGAGGTCGTGCGCATCGGTGAGCGCACGCTGCTGGGCGCGAACTCGGGCACCGGCATCAGCCTGGGCGACGACTGCGTCGTGGAGGCCGGCACGTACGTCACGGCCGGCACGAAGGTGACGCTGCTGGGCGAGGACGGCACCGTGCAGCGGGTCGTGTCCGCGCGCGCGCTGTCGGGCTCGGACGGGCTGCTGTTCCGCCGCAACTCCCTCACCGGGCAGGTCGAGGCGCTGCCGCGCAGGGGCGTCAAGGTCGAGCTCAACGCGGCGCTGCACGCCAACTGA
- a CDS encoding TIGR00730 family Rossman fold protein: MSTICLYGSASGGIDPAHVELAATVGRLIGERGHDLVYGGGGTSVMGAAEAAARAAGARTTGVMPQALMDLELPPAGLGELVVTADMRQRKAEMDARADAFVVLPGGLGTLEELFEIWVARTIGLHTKPMAVLDCDGHYAGLRTWLEGLVERGFARPLVFDVVLWTDDPAQALDFLERAPRERVTLPSSEIVGSFAEYPTDGPGGPGGGAS; encoded by the coding sequence GTGAGCACGATCTGCCTGTACGGCAGCGCCTCCGGCGGCATCGACCCCGCGCACGTGGAGCTGGCCGCCACGGTGGGCCGGCTCATCGGCGAACGCGGCCACGACCTCGTCTACGGCGGGGGCGGGACGTCGGTCATGGGTGCGGCCGAGGCCGCCGCCCGCGCCGCCGGGGCGCGCACCACCGGCGTCATGCCCCAGGCCCTCATGGACCTGGAGCTGCCCCCGGCCGGGCTCGGCGAGCTCGTCGTCACCGCCGACATGCGCCAGCGCAAGGCCGAGATGGACGCCCGCGCCGACGCCTTCGTCGTCCTGCCCGGCGGGCTGGGGACCCTGGAGGAGCTGTTCGAGATCTGGGTGGCCCGCACCATCGGCCTGCACACCAAGCCGATGGCCGTCCTCGACTGCGACGGCCACTACGCCGGGCTGCGCACCTGGCTGGAGGGCCTGGTCGAGCGCGGCTTCGCCCGGCCGCTGGTCTTCGACGTCGTCCTGTGGACCGACGACCCCGCCCAGGCGCTGGACTTCCTGGAGCGGGCCCCGCGCGAGCGCGTGACGCTGCCCAGCTCCGAGATCGTCGGCTCCTTCGCCGAGTACCCCACCGACGGGCCGGGCGGGCCGGGAGGGGGCGCGTCGTGA
- a CDS encoding SRPBCC family protein, giving the protein MARTVDFTASAVVTGRVRHVFDVLTDWPRQTAWVPATVVVRVPGTPVRAVGERFVATTALGPLALVDSMEVRRLVVPDGSTGEPGRVGIVKTGDVLGGTVELVVRPLEDGRVGIEWTEHVLVRPRGLARLAALGGPLPGLVGKVAFEAVLRRAADDLRSPS; this is encoded by the coding sequence GTGGCGCGCACCGTCGACTTCACCGCCTCCGCCGTCGTCACCGGCCGCGTGCGGCACGTCTTCGACGTCCTGACCGACTGGCCCCGCCAGACCGCGTGGGTGCCGGCCACCGTCGTCGTCCGCGTCCCCGGCACGCCCGTGCGCGCCGTGGGGGAGCGGTTCGTCGCCACCACGGCGCTGGGCCCCCTCGCGCTCGTCGACTCCATGGAGGTGCGCCGCCTCGTCGTCCCCGACGGGTCCACCGGCGAACCCGGCCGGGTCGGGATCGTCAAGACCGGTGACGTCCTGGGCGGCACCGTCGAGCTCGTCGTGCGCCCCCTGGAGGACGGACGGGTCGGGATCGAGTGGACCGAGCACGTCCTCGTCCGCCCCCGCGGGCTGGCCCGGCTGGCCGCCCTGGGGGGCCCGCTGCCGGGCCTGGTGGGCAAGGTCGCGTTCGAGGCGGTCCTGCGGCGGGCGGCCGACGACCTGCGCTCGCCGTCGTGA
- a CDS encoding GNAT family N-acetyltransferase, giving the protein MTDPRPTHVVHELPVGARVVVRHRLADGSASDALGDLVAADAATLTVATRRGEVVVARADVLAAKPVPPPPARRGAPHTAVGVDDLERVMAEHWRPLERVDLGGWRLRAGGGFTGRANSALAVGDPGVPLPQALAAVQRFYAERGLPALVAVPHGAGGLGEGTGTADALAAAGWAVRTPTVVMTAATDDLPGRDDVPLPAGLHVVTTAVPDGAWLEQYHYQGSPTVPAAGRRILVSADEQVFVRVVDDGRTVAIARGSLSPGWAGVTAVETAPTHRRRGLGRRVLAEVADWARARGAASTYLQVQADNTGARALYAGQGFAVHHAYHYRVAPSA; this is encoded by the coding sequence GTGACCGACCCCCGCCCGACGCACGTGGTCCACGAGCTCCCCGTCGGTGCGCGCGTGGTGGTGCGGCACCGGCTGGCGGACGGGTCCGCCTCCGACGCGCTGGGCGACCTGGTGGCCGCCGACGCCGCGACGCTGACGGTCGCGACGCGCCGCGGCGAGGTCGTCGTGGCCCGCGCCGACGTCCTGGCCGCCAAGCCCGTCCCCCCGCCGCCGGCCCGCCGGGGCGCCCCGCACACGGCCGTCGGTGTCGACGACCTCGAACGCGTCATGGCCGAGCACTGGCGGCCCCTGGAGCGCGTGGACCTCGGCGGCTGGCGGCTGCGCGCGGGCGGCGGCTTCACCGGCCGCGCCAACTCGGCGCTGGCCGTCGGCGACCCCGGTGTGCCGCTGCCGCAGGCCCTCGCGGCCGTGCAGCGGTTCTACGCCGAGCGCGGGCTGCCCGCGCTGGTCGCCGTCCCGCACGGAGCCGGCGGCCTGGGCGAGGGCACCGGCACCGCCGACGCGCTGGCCGCCGCGGGCTGGGCGGTGCGGACCCCGACGGTGGTCATGACCGCGGCCACCGACGACCTGCCGGGCCGCGACGACGTCCCGCTGCCGGCCGGCCTGCACGTGGTGACCACCGCCGTCCCCGACGGGGCGTGGCTGGAGCAGTACCACTACCAGGGCTCCCCGACCGTGCCCGCGGCCGGCCGGCGGATCCTCGTCTCCGCCGACGAGCAGGTGTTCGTCCGCGTGGTGGACGACGGGCGGACGGTGGCGATCGCGCGGGGTTCGCTGTCCCCCGGCTGGGCGGGGGTGACGGCCGTGGAGACGGCCCCCACCCACCGCCGGCGCGGGCTGGGCCGGCGGGTGCTGGCCGAGGTCGCCGACTGGGCCCGCGCGCGCGGCGCGGCGTCGACGTACCTGCAGGTGCAGGCCGACAACACCGGCGCGCGGGCGCTGTACGCGGGGCAGGGCTTCGCCGTGCACCACGCGTACCACTACCGGGTGGCGCCCTCCGCCTGA
- a CDS encoding citrate synthase, which yields MADSVTLKHAGGDLDLPVTPATEGAAGFGIGSLLKETGLVTLDSGFTNTASCTSAITYIDGDAGVLRYRGYPIEQLAEKSTFVETSFLLIHGHLPSEQELTDFTERIKRHTLLHEDLKRFFDGFPRDAHPMPVLSSAVSALSTFYPNSLNPFDDEQVELSTIRLLAKLPTIAAYAHRKSLGQPLLYPDNRLGLVENFTRLAFGNPAEDYELDPVLVKALDQLLILHADHEQNCSTSTVRLVGSGQANLFASVSAGIHALSGPLHGGANSAVLDMLETIRNSDDDVDTFMTKVKNKEKGVRLMGFGHRVYKNYDPRAAIVKKTADQVLSQLGKRDELLDIAMRLEEIALHDDYFIERKLYPNVDFYTGIIYKAMGFPTKMFTVLFALGRLPGWIAQWREMINDPATKIGRPRQVYVGEGARDYVDVAGR from the coding sequence ATGGCTGACTCCGTGACGCTGAAGCACGCAGGTGGCGACCTCGACCTCCCCGTGACCCCTGCCACCGAGGGTGCTGCCGGCTTCGGCATCGGCAGCCTCCTCAAGGAGACCGGGCTCGTGACGCTCGACTCCGGGTTCACCAACACCGCGTCCTGCACGTCGGCGATCACGTACATCGACGGCGACGCCGGGGTCCTGCGCTACCGCGGGTACCCCATCGAGCAGCTCGCCGAGAAGTCCACGTTCGTCGAGACCAGCTTCCTGCTCATCCACGGGCACCTGCCCTCCGAGCAGGAGCTGACCGACTTCACCGAGCGCATCAAGCGCCACACCCTGCTGCACGAGGACCTCAAGCGGTTCTTCGACGGGTTCCCCCGCGACGCGCACCCGATGCCCGTGCTGTCCAGCGCCGTCAGCGCGCTGTCGACGTTCTACCCGAACTCCCTGAACCCCTTCGACGACGAGCAGGTGGAGCTGTCCACCATCCGGCTGCTCGCCAAGCTGCCGACCATCGCGGCGTACGCCCACCGCAAGTCCCTGGGGCAGCCGCTGCTGTACCCCGACAACCGCCTGGGCCTGGTGGAGAACTTCACCCGGCTCGCCTTCGGCAACCCCGCCGAGGACTACGAGCTCGACCCGGTCCTGGTCAAGGCGCTGGACCAGCTGCTGATCCTGCACGCCGACCACGAGCAGAACTGCTCCACCTCCACCGTCCGCCTCGTCGGGTCCGGCCAGGCCAACCTCTTCGCCTCCGTCTCGGCCGGCATCCACGCCCTGTCCGGGCCGCTGCACGGCGGGGCGAACTCCGCCGTCCTCGACATGCTCGAGACGATCCGCAACTCCGACGACGACGTCGACACCTTCATGACGAAGGTGAAGAACAAGGAGAAGGGCGTGCGCCTGATGGGCTTCGGCCACCGGGTGTACAAGAACTACGACCCGCGCGCGGCCATCGTGAAGAAGACCGCCGACCAGGTCCTGTCCCAGCTCGGCAAGCGCGACGAGCTGCTCGACATCGCCATGCGGCTCGAGGAGATCGCGCTGCACGACGACTACTTCATCGAGCGCAAGCTGTACCCGAACGTCGACTTCTACACGGGCATCATCTACAAGGCGATGGGCTTCCCGACGAAGATGTTCACGGTGCTGTTCGCCCTGGGCCGCCTGCCCGGCTGGATCGCGCAGTGGCGCGAGATGATCAACGACCCGGCCACCAAGATCGGCCGCCCCCGCCAGGTGTACGTCGGTGAGGGCGCGCGCGACTACGTCGACGTCGCCGGCCGCTAA
- the dapC gene encoding succinyldiaminopimelate transaminase has product MSAPTQQPARHPGRRRVGASLPDFPWDSLAAAKARAAAHPGGIVDLSVGTPVDPTPQVVADALRSAADAPGYPQTYGTAPLREAVAAWFARRRGVPSLDPDGVLPTVGSKELVAWLPFLLGLGEGDVVAHPSVAYPTYDVGARLARATPLGADTVEELEAAWAAGARVRLLWLNSPANPTGAVRSAAELAALVAWARAHDVVVASDECYAELGWGPRHDTTAGGLVASVLDPRVCGDDHTGLLVAYSTSKQSNLAGYRAAFLAGDVALVRELLELRKHAGMIVPWPVQVALRAALSDDEHVAVQRERYRARRDTLREALQRAGFRIDASEAGLYLWSTRDEPARTTVDLLADRGVLVAPGDFYGPPGARHVRVALTGSDERVAQVPGRLADLA; this is encoded by the coding sequence GTGAGCGCGCCGACCCAGCAGCCGGCCCGGCACCCAGGACGGCGCCGGGTCGGCGCGTCGCTGCCCGACTTCCCGTGGGACTCCCTCGCGGCCGCCAAGGCCCGCGCGGCGGCGCACCCGGGCGGCATCGTGGACCTGTCGGTCGGGACGCCCGTCGACCCCACGCCGCAGGTCGTGGCCGACGCGCTGCGCTCGGCCGCCGACGCCCCCGGGTACCCGCAGACGTACGGCACCGCGCCGCTGCGCGAGGCCGTCGCGGCCTGGTTCGCGCGCCGGCGCGGCGTGCCGTCGCTTGACCCCGACGGGGTCCTGCCGACCGTGGGGTCCAAGGAGCTCGTGGCCTGGCTGCCGTTCCTGCTGGGACTGGGCGAGGGCGACGTCGTCGCCCACCCGTCCGTGGCGTACCCGACGTACGACGTCGGGGCCCGGCTGGCGCGGGCGACGCCGCTGGGGGCCGACACCGTCGAGGAGCTGGAGGCCGCGTGGGCCGCCGGGGCCCGCGTCCGGCTGCTGTGGCTGAACTCGCCCGCCAACCCCACCGGCGCGGTCCGCTCGGCCGCCGAGCTGGCGGCCCTGGTCGCCTGGGCCCGCGCCCACGACGTCGTCGTGGCCTCCGACGAGTGCTACGCCGAGCTGGGCTGGGGTCCCCGGCACGACACCACGGCCGGCGGCCTCGTCGCGTCCGTGCTCGACCCCAGGGTGTGTGGTGACGATCACACGGGTCTGCTCGTGGCGTACTCGACGTCCAAGCAGTCCAACCTGGCCGGCTACCGCGCGGCGTTCCTGGCCGGTGACGTGGCCCTGGTGCGCGAGCTGCTGGAACTGCGCAAGCACGCCGGGATGATCGTGCCCTGGCCCGTGCAGGTCGCGCTGCGGGCCGCCCTCAGCGACGACGAGCACGTCGCGGTCCAGCGCGAGCGGTACCGCGCGCGCCGCGACACGCTGCGAGAGGCGTTGCAGCGCGCCGGTTTCCGCATCGACGCCTCCGAGGCGGGCCTGTACCTGTGGAGCACCCGCGACGAGCCGGCGCGCACGACCGTGGACCTGCTGGCCGACCGCGGGGTCCTCGTGGCCCCCGGCGACTTCTACGGCCCGCCCGGCGCGCGGCACGTCCGGGTCGCCCTGACCGGCAGCGACGAGCGCGTCGCCCAGGTGCCCGGGCGGCTGGCCGACCTCGCGTGA
- a CDS encoding DivIVA domain-containing protein has protein sequence MTLVLLVLVLLVVGAVAAVVTGRVSGGLGPATSTRPYRGLPEGPVVAADVDAVRFSLGLRGYRMDEVDAVLDRLREEIRERDDELAAWRSAED, from the coding sequence GTGACGCTCGTGCTGCTGGTCCTCGTGCTGCTGGTCGTCGGGGCCGTGGCCGCCGTCGTCACCGGCCGCGTCAGCGGCGGCCTGGGGCCCGCCACCTCCACGCGCCCCTACCGGGGCCTGCCCGAGGGGCCCGTCGTGGCCGCCGACGTCGACGCCGTGCGCTTCTCCCTGGGGCTGCGCGGCTACCGGATGGACGAGGTCGACGCCGTCCTGGACCGGCTGCGCGAGGAGATCCGCGAACGCGACGACGAGCTCGCTGCCTGGCGCAGCGCGGAGGACTGA
- a CDS encoding acyl-CoA dehydrogenase family protein, producing the protein MSTTTLAPTTPTPSTRPVRERFAPLLQRIAEGAVAREQDHELPRAAVRELLDAGFGRLRLPVAEGGEGLDLVELAELLVDLATADSNLPQVFRGHVAWVEQVLSLPPGEHRDRWVERIVAGELVGNSWSEVGDGVTGEQQTVVTTREGRTSVTGRKYYTTGTIFADWTDATARRLLPDGSFEVVTVLVPVRAPGVEVSDDWDGFGQQLTGTGTLVLDDVEVDPADVAPFTDRFRYQTALYQLVLLAVHAGIAAAVERDTAQQVRARTRTYTHGLAPLVRHDAQVLSVAGEISATAFTARALVRAAAQAVQAAADTAGEPGTDRDRAANVEAEIRTAQAQVVLSEAVPRAATLLFNTLGASGTSRARDLDRHWRNARTVASHNPVIYKQRIVGDWSVNGTEPPFVWDIGTHASVARGAQAEGATR; encoded by the coding sequence TTGAGCACGACCACCCTGGCCCCGACCACCCCGACCCCGAGCACCCGACCCGTGCGCGAGCGCTTCGCCCCGCTGCTGCAGCGCATCGCCGAGGGCGCGGTGGCCCGCGAGCAGGACCACGAGCTGCCGCGCGCCGCGGTCCGCGAGCTGCTCGACGCCGGGTTCGGCCGGCTGCGGCTGCCCGTGGCCGAGGGCGGTGAGGGGCTCGACCTCGTCGAGCTCGCCGAGCTCCTCGTCGACCTGGCCACGGCCGACTCCAACCTGCCGCAGGTCTTCCGCGGGCACGTCGCGTGGGTCGAGCAGGTCCTGAGCCTGCCGCCGGGGGAGCACCGGGACCGCTGGGTGGAGCGCATCGTCGCCGGTGAGCTCGTGGGCAACTCCTGGAGCGAGGTCGGCGACGGCGTCACCGGCGAGCAGCAGACCGTCGTGACGACCCGCGAGGGGCGCACGAGCGTCACCGGCCGCAAGTACTACACGACGGGCACGATCTTCGCGGACTGGACCGACGCCACGGCCCGCCGGCTCCTGCCCGACGGCTCCTTCGAGGTCGTCACCGTCCTGGTCCCCGTGCGCGCGCCGGGCGTGGAGGTCTCCGACGACTGGGACGGCTTCGGCCAGCAGCTGACCGGCACGGGCACCCTGGTCCTGGACGACGTCGAGGTCGACCCCGCCGACGTCGCACCCTTCACCGACCGGTTCCGCTACCAGACAGCCCTGTACCAGCTGGTCCTGCTGGCGGTGCACGCCGGGATCGCGGCCGCCGTCGAGCGCGACACCGCCCAGCAGGTGCGCGCGCGCACCCGCACCTACACCCACGGCCTGGCCCCGCTGGTGCGCCACGACGCGCAGGTGCTCTCGGTGGCCGGGGAGATCTCCGCGACCGCCTTCACCGCCCGCGCCCTCGTGCGCGCGGCCGCCCAGGCCGTCCAGGCCGCGGCCGACACCGCCGGCGAACCGGGCACCGACCGGGACCGGGCCGCCAACGTGGAGGCGGAGATCCGCACCGCCCAGGCGCAGGTCGTGCTCTCCGAGGCCGTGCCGCGGGCCGCGACGCTGCTGTTCAACACCCTGGGCGCCTCCGGCACCTCCCGGGCCCGGGACCTGGACCGGCACTGGCGCAACGCCCGCACGGTCGCCTCGCACAACCCGGTGATCTACAAGCAGCGCATCGTGGGGGACTGGTCGGTCAACGGCACCGAGCCGCCGTTCGTGTGGGACATCGGCACCCACGCCTCGGTGGCCCGCGGCGCTCAGGCGGAGGGCGCCACCCGGTAG
- the dapE gene encoding succinyl-diaminopimelate desuccinylase → MSGVSVPTPSLDLADPAIDVVELTRRLCDIPSVSGDEQALADAVEAALRALPGLEVTRDGDAVVARTTLGRPERVLLAGHLDTVPLTDPPNLPVRREQHPVDGDVLVGRGTCDMKGGVGVALALARRVSAAGADARRDVTFVFYDHEEVEAARNGLGRLARNAPHLLAADFAVLLEPSSAIVEGGCNGTLRAEVTTTGKAAHSARPWRGRNAIHDAAPVLARLAAYTPREVEVEGLVFREALNAVLVSGGVATNVIPDRCVVTVNYRFAPAVDAAGAEAHVREVLDGFDVRVVDAADGARPGLHLPAAADFVARTGAAPLPKYGWTDVARFSALGVPAVNYGPGDNATAHADDERCRTAEIEQCLQVLSDWLAGGVA, encoded by the coding sequence GTGAGCGGCGTGAGCGTGCCGACCCCCTCCCTGGACCTCGCCGACCCGGCGATCGACGTCGTGGAGCTGACCCGACGGCTGTGCGACATCCCCTCGGTCAGCGGTGACGAGCAGGCCCTGGCCGACGCCGTCGAGGCCGCGCTGCGGGCGCTGCCGGGCCTGGAGGTCACCCGCGACGGCGACGCCGTCGTGGCCCGCACCACCCTGGGCCGGCCCGAGCGGGTCCTGCTCGCCGGGCACCTGGACACCGTCCCGCTCACCGACCCGCCGAACCTGCCCGTGCGCCGCGAGCAGCACCCCGTCGACGGCGACGTGCTGGTGGGGCGCGGGACGTGCGACATGAAGGGCGGCGTCGGCGTGGCCCTGGCCCTGGCCCGCCGCGTCAGCGCCGCCGGGGCCGACGCCCGGCGCGACGTGACCTTCGTGTTCTACGACCACGAGGAGGTCGAGGCGGCCCGCAACGGCCTGGGGCGCCTGGCGCGCAACGCCCCCCACCTCCTCGCGGCGGACTTCGCGGTCCTGCTCGAGCCGTCGTCGGCGATCGTGGAGGGCGGCTGCAACGGCACCCTGCGCGCCGAGGTCACCACCACGGGCAAGGCCGCGCACTCGGCCCGCCCGTGGCGCGGGCGCAACGCGATCCACGACGCCGCCCCCGTGCTGGCCCGGCTCGCGGCGTACACCCCCCGCGAGGTCGAGGTCGAGGGGCTGGTGTTCCGCGAGGCCCTCAACGCCGTGCTGGTCTCCGGCGGCGTGGCGACCAACGTCATCCCCGACCGCTGCGTCGTCACCGTCAACTACCGCTTCGCCCCCGCCGTCGACGCCGCCGGGGCCGAGGCGCACGTGCGGGAGGTGCTCGACGGCTTCGACGTGCGGGTCGTCGACGCCGCCGACGGCGCCCGGCCCGGGCTGCACCTGCCCGCGGCCGCCGACTTCGTGGCCCGCACCGGGGCCGCGCCGCTGCCGAAGTACGGCTGGACCGACGTGGCGCGGTTCTCCGCCCTGGGGGTCCCGGCCGTCAACTACGGCCCCGGCGACAACGCCACGGCCCACGCCGACGACGAGCGGTGCCGCACCGCGGAGATCGAGCAGTGCCTGCAGGTGCTCTCCGACTGGCTGGCGGGGGGTGTCGCGTGA
- the fdxA gene encoding ferredoxin encodes MTYVIAQPCVDVKDKACIEECPVDCIYEGKRSLYIQPDECVDCGACEPVCPVEAIYYEDDVPEQWSAFTAANVVFFDTIGSPGGAAKLGRIDADAELVRALPPQGEGH; translated from the coding sequence GTGACCTACGTCATCGCGCAGCCCTGCGTCGACGTCAAGGACAAGGCCTGCATCGAGGAGTGCCCTGTCGACTGCATCTACGAGGGCAAGAGGTCCCTCTACATCCAGCCCGACGAGTGCGTCGACTGCGGGGCCTGCGAACCCGTGTGCCCGGTGGAGGCCATCTACTACGAGGACGACGTCCCCGAGCAGTGGTCGGCGTTCACGGCGGCCAACGTCGTGTTCTTCGACACCATCGGCTCCCCGGGCGGTGCCGCCAAGCTGGGGCGGATCGACGCCGACGCCGAGCTGGTCCGGGCCCTGCCGCCCCAGGGCGAGGGCCACTGA